The genomic interval attcaccagggacaTTGCCTAGAATGGAGCATTatggttgtaaggagagactggagtaaAACCataggctgctggaggaactcagtgggtcgggcagcatctgtggagggaacggtCATTTGACAATTtgagctgagatccttcatctggacagatgaagggcctcgaaccgaaacactgactgtccagttccctccacagatgctgcctggccgctgagtttcctccagcagctcatatttttgctccagattccaagcaTCTTGTGTCTCAGTAAGGAGACACTGCATAGGCTGGGATTGCTTTCCccggagtagaggaggctgaggggtgacctgatagatgtatatagaGGGCCGTGGATTGGGTAGATAGTAAAAATTGTTTTCCATGGCGGGGTGTCGAAGACAGGGGGGGCAGAGGTTAAAGGTGaggagtaggaggtttagaggggatctgagagtgTATTTTTTCACATGGGGGCGTGGGGTTTGGAGTCTGAATGTGCTGCATGAAGAAGTAATGGGGGCAAGTAGCTTCgggacatttcagaagcatctagacaagtggTTGAATCACCAAGACCAGTGGGCTATGGATCTAATACAGTTAAATGGGATTATTGTTGGTaggtacaatggttggcatggacacgatgggctgaatagcctgtttctgtgctgtatgactctatgagtcaatGACTCGTTTCCAAATAaccatttccagcacctgcagttcttttgGTTTTCATTCCCTGTGAGGTCGGATTGCAAGGGAAGTCTCTGCTAACAGCCAGAGGAGGACCAATGGGTTTGGAAGGAGGTTCTGAGACGGTGTGGAAGTGAACCCCTTACCTGTTGCCTCCACCATTCCTTCGAGGATCACCACGATCTCCATCTCCTCTTTGGCCAACTGGGCTTTGGAGATTTCCCAGAAAGGACTCTGCTGGTTGATTTCATGGCAAATGATTAGAGGGGAAACTAAAAAGAGCCGGTCATCTCCCGTGTCGTAGCCCACGTTTATATCTGTTTGATTGAGAGGGATGAACTCTCCTTCCTTGGTCTGCTTCGATTTGATCAGTTTGGCACGGATCGAAGCCTCGACAATGTGGGAGTTCCTCAAGTCCCCAACTCGGAACATCAGGCACAACTTGCCGTCGCGGACACTGATCACAGCGTTGGTGGAGAACACCAGGGTTTCTGCTCTCTTGTGTGCTGCGAGATCTTTACAAACATGCACCCTACCATGAAGGCATTGACTATGGAGCCCAGCACGGACTGCACCAGGAGTAGAATGATGCCTTCGGGACACTTGTCTGTGATGAATCTGTAGCCATAGCCAATGGTGGTTTCAGTCTCAATGGAGAAGAGAAAGGCTGAGACAAAGCCATTGAGATTGTTAACACAGGGCACCCAAGAAGCGTCCCCTATGTGGCTTAGGTCCCCTCGGATGTAAGCAATAAGCCACCAGATCATTCCAAAGAAAAGCCAAGTGGTTGTGTAGACCATAACAAAGATCAGTAAGTTGAGTCTCCATTTCAGGTCCACTAATGTAGTGAAGATATCAGTCAGGTAACGGTACCGCTCCCAGGACATTGCCGTGGTGAACGTTGCATTTCCCGTCCTTCCGCACGTACCTCTGGACACTCTTTACGGCAGCTTGACCACCCGAGCCTATTTGCTTCGGGATGTCCTCACGCACTTGCTTCGGTAGCTTCGGCTGCCGAGTGGCCAGGGGGCTCTCAACGTCCCGCTCCATTGGTCAGTCTGGTCAGAAAGGGACAGAGGCAACAAAGTGATTTGAAgtcctgcatttaaaaaaaatctacctttAAGTAACCTTACACAAAGTCTCAGACACCAGCCCCCATTGACATTGCCATGTTTCAAGAGAATTCTATTAAAATAGCAGAATATGAAACATCTCACAAAATTCATGTTTAACAGCTCACAATTTCCCCATTCCATTCCTTCTTGAGAGCCCCGCTCTCTCTGAAGGCCCATTCCATCGATCATCCTTTATGCTGGTAAAACTCAGTTTCAAAATTACTGTTTACTACTTTATTCTCATGATTTGGTTTAATGTAAGATCCTGGATGTATCTTTTGTGCGTTGATAAACTCAGATCCCAGTTATCTAACATCAGGGCTGAGAAATCCTTGGTGAAAGGACTAGTCTCATGGTTATTCATCAATGCCTTAATTACTCATCTTTTCCATAGCCTTTGGAAAATGGCCAGGACTCCTGAGTAGTTACTCCATCAGAGAACTGTAGATATTGATTATAGCTTGTTCTGACCTGCCTTTCACTGCTTTGGTTATGAAGTTTGACATTCTTTTGGTCAGATTTGCTTTTGCTGATTGTTGTCTTTAGCTTTTTAACCTTCTCCTCAGCTATCTCAAGACCATTCATAAAATGTATTGTGACACCGATTTTTCTCTCTGTGTCCAGTACTCTACAACATCAAAATTGTTTAAGCCACGTGCTTATTGTTTAGATACTTTGTTATCTAAACAATAAGcacggcaggcacagtagtgtagcggttagcaccacgctattacagtgccagcgacccaggttcaattcctgctgctgtctgtaaggagtttgtacgttctccccgtgtctgcgtgggttcccttgggtgctccggttttcctcccacattccaaagacgtacgggttaggaagttgtgggcatgctacgttggcaccggaagcgtggcgacacttatgggctgccccagaacactatgcaaagatgtatttcactgtgtgtttcgatgtacatgtgactaataaagatatcttatcttatttatcttTGGACAAGATACATTCAAATATCAATTGATCCTAACTTTCCCTTTCCCTATTTTGAATCTGCCTACTTTGTAATAATCTAATTTGAAATAATAAAGAACTTGCACTTCTATAGAGCCTTGCACAATAAAGAACTTGCACTTCTATAGAGCCTTGCACAATCTCAGGATGTTCCTAAGCACTTTGCCATCAATTAAGTATTCTTAAAGTGTAGCTAACTGCATAATTTAAACAAACTTGACCACCAAATGCAGAGAGCACAATGAGATGAATGGACAGCTGATCTATTttagatgttggttgagggataagtggGCCACTGGGAAAACTCGTCTTTGATTAGAACAATGGGATCTTCCCCACCACATTTCCCCATGCATGCTTCCTTTGCTACTTTAGCACATTATATGCCTCTATACAGTCTCTTGAAGGCAGAAAAACAAGTGCACTAGTCATTCCTCATTACAATTATAATGTCCTTAATCGGTTATTGTTTCAAAGTGTATGGAGACCTAAATCTCTGTTGAGTTACACACTAACTCCCACACTATTCATAGAGTACATTTGATACCACTTCTTTTCTTAATCTGCAATACTTACTGtttatttaatttgaattttgtCCACCATTGTTTTGTCCTGTCAGGAAATGCAAGTGATGTAGTTAATTTGGACTTCCAAAGGAAATTTCATAATAGGCCTGTCATATAGATTGAATGCAAAAACGGGTGCAGCATGATTGAAAATGGTCTAAATGATAGGAAACAGAAAGTAATGAGGAAAAACTTGCTTCTTTGGCTGGAAGGAAATGTAGAGTGAAGTTCCCCAAGGGCTTGGCCTGTACTAGAAACATTCATTTTCTTAATATATGCAAATGTGTCATATACAAATGTACAAATtagaagcaggggtaggccacttcacccctcaagcctgctctgccatttaacaagatcatggctgacctgattgtAACCTTAATTCCACATTTCGATCTACCCGAGGTAAACTTTcatctccttgcttatcaagaatctatccacctctgcttTAAAATTATTCAGATTCTCTCTGTcttaccctttgaggaagagaatacCAAAGACTCAGgatccttttaaaaaaataaaattgcctcCTATGTCTTAATGGGTGATCCTTGTATTAAGCAGTgaccagattctcccacaagtggaaacatcctgTCCCTAACATGGCTCCTCAGCTTATCACTGTGGCAACCCTGTACCTTTGCCCTATCTATCCGTTCtctaccctctctgcaatttaaaactaacttgctttctctcttgtctggttctgatgaagagtcatagagttgtacaacacagaaatggctttttggcccaacttgtccatgccgaccaatctatgctaatcccacttgcctgcgttaggctcatatccctctactcctttacaatccaagtacctatccaagtgccttttaaattctGTAACTGAATCTGCCTCTTCaacgcttcctctggcagctcattccagataaccattgtcctctgtgtgacaaacttatccctcagatctctgttaaatttctcccctctcaccttaaacctctagacttccttaccctgggaaaagactctgactatctaccctaataTGCCACTCAGAAATTTATCAACCTCCATAATGTCATTCCTCAGACTCCTATGtaccagtgaaaataaaccaacCTATCTAATCCTTCCTGATAAGTGAAGCCCTTGGTTCCAGGCCACGTCCCAGTgcttctcttctgcactctttctaatgctgccacatccttcttgtagtgtggtgaccagaaaggTACAAGATCCTCCAAGTGTGCCTGACCAacgtttatacagctgcaatactaCAGCTCAACCTCCTATACTCAAAGCCAtgtcgaatgccttcttcactaccctatcctcctgtgttgtaattttCAGGATCTATGAactggaccccaaggtctctctgtacatcaacactcttaaattggttattattgtcacctgtactgaggtacagtgaaaaacttgtcttgcatacagttcatacagatcaattcattacacagtgcatcaaggtagtacagggtaaaacaataacagaatgcagaataaagtgtaacagctacagagaaagtgcagtgcaggtagacaataaggtcataacgaggtagattgtgcggtcaagatttcattttatcgtactagagaacagttcaattgtcttataacagcagtacagaagctgtccttgagtctggtggtcccTTATGGAGGTTAAATGaggcccctgccatttactgtacatgtccttttAGTATTTGATGTCCTACTATGCACTAcctctcacttgtctggattaaatttcatctgttacagcttcacccaactttccaactgatctatgtccctctgcatcctttcacaaccttcttcgctCTCTACTACTTTTgcgttgtcagcaaacttactaatcagtccatctacattctcatccaagttgtttataaatataacaaacaacaatgatcccagcaccgatcactctgttacaccactggttacagacctcctgTCAGAAGAACAACCTCCAACTGGtaacctctgcttcctatcaccaagttaattttggatccaatttaccttGGATCCCAAGTGCCCTACTGGGTGGGACTTgttaaaagccttactaaagtctatgtaaaccatgactaccatgctgccttcatcagttttctaagttacctccacaaaaaactcaaacaaatttttaaaacagGATTTTCCCTGCACAACATCATTAGGACTCCTCCTAATCGGTCTCTGCCTTTCAAAGTGAACATAAATCATGTCCTTTTttgcaataatttccctactattgatgtaaggctagctggcctgtagtttcctggcttatccctactgccctttttgaataagggaacaatgttggctatcctccagtcctctagtACTTCACCTATGGTtaataaagatgcaaaaatctccatcagagccgcAGCAATTTCCCCCCTTGACTTAATGTGAAACGTTGATCTGTGTAAAGagaggtttctctttccacagatgctgtctgacttgctgagtctttccGGGACTTTGTTCTCATCACTggacaagctgttagaaagggtaGATAGGCAGCAGGTGAAAGTTAATGCtgataaaatgttgcattttggtaggaagaattagAAGTGGTATATAAATTagtggcacaattctaaaagtgaTACAAGAAGAGAGAACAGGAACTGGGGTATGTGTTCATTGTTACCTAATGTGTTGGGGAAGGTTGGAAAAGTGCTTAAGAGCATGCATGATCCTAGTCTTTATAAATAAATAGAGACCTAGGATATAAAAGCATAatgtcatgatgaacctttatgaAATGCTAATTTAGTTACAACTGGAGTAGTGTCCCATCACGGTTTAGGAAATGTGTCaagtcaaggctttagagagagtgcagaaaaaaatcaacTAAATTTATTCTGGGAATGAGCAACTTTAATTACATGGATGGTTTGGAGCAGTTGGTGCTTTTCTCCTGGGAACAGTGGTAGTGGTATTTAAACTCATGGAGTGTATAGTCAGAGCAGATGGGAACTTAGAGAAAAGACAGAGAGAAGGACCAGAAGTGACCTGAGAAGAATCTTTTATATATAGCAAGTGTTTGGGGTTTTCAATACACTACCAGGGACAGTGGTTCAATTGTCCCTTTAAAAGTGAGCTGGACAATTACCTGAAAGGCAAGAATTGgtagagttatggggagagagcaaggaagtgggactagctgtgTTGTCCATACGTAGCCTGGTGTGGACTTCATGGAATACATAATCTCCTTCAGCACAGTAACCACTTGGTTATTCTGTGTAAGTCATTGTGCCAACTCCATTGTTAGACATTGATAATGGCAGTCATTAAACTATTAAATTCCACAAGAGACAAAGCAATCTTATCCTTGAAGAGGATTACTTTAATGTAAAAGAAACTGTCAGGCTGCCTGATGCACAGTATGTCAGTCAATTGACACGCAGGACTTGAGTGTGGAATCTTGTCTGAAATTCTGGTGCTGAACGGTTGGAAGTGATATTTTGCTCCACGTACTCTGTTGAAGACAAGTGAGGAATTCTCCCTAatgtcctgatcaatatttatcccttaacctcCATCAGATAATCTGACCATTACTCTTTCTTACTCCTGCTTGTTGGGAAGTTAGTTGCCATgtttgcacagtagtgtagcggttagtgtaacgctattagagtgccagcgacccacgttcaattccggccact from Pristis pectinata isolate sPriPec2 chromosome 4, sPriPec2.1.pri, whole genome shotgun sequence carries:
- the kcnj6 gene encoding LOW QUALITY PROTEIN: G protein-activated inward rectifier potassium channel 2 (The sequence of the model RefSeq protein was modified relative to this genomic sequence to represent the inferred CDS: inserted 3 bases in 2 codons): MERDVESPLATRQPKLPKQVREDIPKQIGSGGQAAVKSVQRYVRKDGKCNVHHGNVXWERYRYLTDIFTTLVDLKWRLNLLIFVMVYTTTWLFFGMIWWLIAYIRGDLSHIGDASWVPCVNNLNGFVSAFLFSIETETTIGYGYRFITDKCPEGIILLLVQSVLGSIVNAFMVGCMFVKISQXHKRAETLVFSTNAVISVRDGKLCLMFRVGDLRNSHIVEASIRAKLIKSKQTKEGEFIPLNQTDINVGYDTGDDRLFLVSPLIICHEINQQSPFWEISKAQLAKEEMEIVVILEGMVEATGMTCQARSSYVTSEILWGYRFMPVLSLEEGFYEVDYNNFHETYETKTPSCSAREMAEMISKAELPLTWSVSSKLNEEEEEEENEEWGQAEDKSHEEQAEQNGEVTNLENESKV